One genomic segment of Chelonia mydas isolate rCheMyd1 chromosome 1, rCheMyd1.pri.v2, whole genome shotgun sequence includes these proteins:
- the LOC102940485 gene encoding ubiquilin-1 produces MSESRRAPGANQEAITAASGGVLKVTVKTLKQKEQFEVAESSTIRAFKEEVAKRFKAPSDLLVLIFAGKILKDQDTLSQHGVRSGFSIHLVIRSQKRPQDHPAEPTNTATPPMPSANSSASNLLAWGRGPALQRLGLSYSNVSELQGRLEELVASSQELVAQIMENLLFEIISSDLDLNTINSNPFLLGFLIGVTGMSVLGLDPTEVTDLTSEASEANGSIQDLMSEVAQNPLVQNILTNTDLVQEILLSNPQMQQLAEQNPEINHILRNPDFIREMIEVSSSPAMLQEIIRNHDRALSNLESIPGGYSALQQLYSEIEEPMMNAVQAQFGSNPSASLENNPPLGGASPPARMENRDPLPNPWATRTNRAGDIGNNHDSNRTSHSTGHSFIVLNFGPGAGPGFANTGGIQSMVQQLTGNPEFMQNMECVLSNPNGPAQMLLNNTHLSSDGRSQPQGERTHQVPLELESAEIAPLLTSPRAMQALLQIQLGLQTLSAEVPDFILGLGDRDVELELESMEGSVPSSESEEDVSLASEKDDPESEECVDQQTPDVRFERQMEQLGTMGFQDREANLQALIDTEGEINAAIEMLTKSQPSSKIL; encoded by the coding sequence ATGTCCGAAAGCCGACGGGCCCCCGGGGCCAACCAGGAAGCCATCACCGCCGCGTCTGGCGGCGTCCTCAAGGTGACGGTGAAGACCCTCAAGCAGAAGGAGCAGTTTGAGGTAGCAGAGAGCAGCACCATCCGGGCGTTTAAGGAGGAGGTCGCCAAGCGCTTCAAGGCTCCCTCAGACCTGCTGGTGCTAATATTTGCTGGGAAGATCCTAAAGGATCAGGACACACTGAGCCAGCATGGGGTCCGTAGTGGATTCAGCATCCACCTTGTCATCCGGTCCCAAAAGAGGCCCCAGGACCACCCGGCTGAGCCGACGAACACTGCCACCCCACCCATGCCGTCCGCGAATAGCAGCGCTTCTAACCTGcttgcctgggggcggggcccggctCTGCAGCGCCTGGGCCTGAGCTACTCCAACGTGTCTGAGCTGCAGGGGCGCTTAGAAGAGCTGGTGGCCTCCAGCCAGGAGTTAGTGGCCCAGATCATGGAAAACCTCTTGTTTGAGATCATCAGTTCGGACCTGGATCTGAACACCATCAACAGCAACCCATTCCTCTTGGGCTTCCTCATCGGGGTGACAGGCATGAGCGTGCTCGGTCTGGACCCAACCGAAGTGACAGATTTAACGAGCGAGGCCTCAGAGGCCAATGGCTCCATCCAGGACTTGATGAGCGAGGTGGCACAGAATCCCTTGGTGCAGAACATCCTCACCAACACGGACCTGGTCCAGGAGATCCTCCTCTCCAACCCGCAGatgcagcagctggcagagcaAAACCCTGAGATTAATCACATTCTCCGCAACCCAGATTTCATCCGGGAAATGATTGAGGTCTCCAGCAGCCCGGCAATGCTGCAAGAAATTATCAGGAACCACGACCGAGCCTTGAGCAACCTGGAGAGCATCCCGGGTGGATACAGTGCCCTGCAGCAGCTGTACAGCGAGATAGAGGAACCGATGATGAACGCCGTGCAAGCTCAGTTTGGGAGCAACCCGTCTGCATCATTGGAGAATAACCCACCCTTGGGTGGGGCCAGTCCGCCAGCCCGCATGGAAAACAGAGACCCTTTACCAAACCCTTGGGCCACTCGGACGAATAGGGCTGGTGATATTGGGAATAACCATGACAGCAATCGTACCAGCCATAGCACAGGGCACAGCTTTATTGTACTAAATTTTGGGCCTGGAGCAGGCCCTGGGTTTGCCAACACAGGAGGAATTCAGAGTATGGTTCAGCAGCTAACAGGAAACCCAGAGTTCATGCAGAACATGGAGTGCGTGTTGTCCAATCCCAATGGCCCAGCACAGATGCTGCTGAATAATACCCACCTCTCCAGTGATGGGCGTTCTCAGCCTCAAGGCGAAAGGACACACCAGGTCCCCCTGGAGCTGGAGAGCGCTGAAATCGCCCCCTTACTGACCAGCCCTAGAGCCATGCAGGCTTTGTTACAGATCCAACTGGGCTTGCAGACGCTCTCAGCTGAGGTCCCAGATTTTATCCTAGGGCTGGGGGACCGGGACGTGGAACTGGAGCTGGAAAGCATGGAAGGGTCCGTGCCCAGCAGCGAGTCCGAGGAGGACGTCAGTCTAGCGTCAGAAAAGGATGACCCTGAAAGCGAAGAGTGCGTGGATCAGCAGACGCCAGATGTCAGATTTGAGCGACAAATGGAGCAGCTCGGAACAATGGGCTTCCAGGACCGGGAAGCGAATTTACAGGCTCTGATCGACACAGAAGGGGAAATCAATGCAGCCATTGAGATGCTAACAAAGTCCCAGCCATCAAGCAAGATATTGTAA
- the LOC102940268 gene encoding ubiquilin-1-like yields the protein MPARIIRVTVKTPKVKEEFVVPENSTIKQFKEEISKHFNCQTSQLVLVFVGRILKDQDTLRQRGIQDGITVHLVIRTQKRPQDNLLPHMYVARNIAPAPEPSGITPAHSSAFDPSRRGLGVNVSSTEVQSPLQLLASSEMMARKVENPFIQSMLSNPDLMRQLIMAHPQMQQLAQQIPEISRILNNADIMREMLDIVRNPEMMQEMRSQDRALSNLENIPGGDNALRCAYAEPQEPVLSAAQEQFGNLPFAMLVRNPSLEGVGGQPSCIDHRDLSAPPSVSQSATSVCTNSTCGDLDSGVTNPLGQGSSVPSLGPGMFTAGGIQNLVQQITENPQLIVNLCASYTKCMMLSLIQNAQLAAQATFSAESPQHQEPVTQRLPNVLQQIQNPEMLVAMSNPKAMQAWLQIEQGLQTLAAEAPVLLPWFTLRLWGLGNSGSSVSATGPSPAPSEMSHLEPAASEPGHQHLNMLRMLKVLPGTNPQHLQGPEIKFQEELE from the coding sequence CCCGCATCATCCGAGTCACGGTGAAAACCCCCAAGGTGAAGGAGGAGTTTGTGGTGCCGGAGAACAGCACCATCAAGCAGTTCAAGGAGgagatctccaagcacttcaaCTGCCAGACCAGCCAGCTGGTGTTGGTGTTTGTCGGGAGGATTTTGAAAGACCAGGACACCCTCAGGCAGCGGGGGATCCAGGACGGGATCACTGTCCACCTTGTCATCAGGACTCAGAAGAGACCCCAGGACAATCTGCTTCCTCACATGTATGTGGCCAGGAACATTGCCCCCGCTCCAGAGCCGTCCGGCATCACCCCCGCCCACAGCAGCGCCTTCGATCCAAGCAGGCGGGGCCTGGGTGTGAACGTCTCCAGCACGGAAGTGCAGAGCCCACTGCAGCTTCTGGCCAGCTCCGAGATGATGGCCCGGAAGGTGGAGAACCCGTTTATCCAGAGCATGCTTTCCAACCCCGACCTCATGAGGCAGCTGATCATGGCCCACCCGCAGATGCAGCAGCTGGCCCAGCAAATCCCGGAGATCAGCCGCATCCTCAACAACGCAGACATCATGAGGGAGATGCTGGACATTGTTCGGAACCCAGAAATGATGCAGGAGATGAGGAGTCAAGACCGAGCCTTGAGCAACCTGGAAAACATCCCAGGCGGGGACAATGCCCTGCGATGCGCCTATGCCGAGCCCCAGGAACCAGTGCTGAGTGCCGCCCAGGAGCAGTTTGGAAACCTTCCCTTTGCTATGCTGGTGAGGAATCCCTCCTTGGAGGGTGTGGGCGGCCAGCCGTCTTGCATAGATCACAGAGACCTGTCGGCTCCTCCCTCCGTCTCCCAGAGCGCCACAAGCGTCTGCACCAACAGCACCTGCGGGGACCTGGACAGTGGTGTCACCAACCCTCTCGGGCAGGGCTCTTCCGTGCCCAGCCTGGGACCGGGGATGTTCACTGCAGGGGGGATTCAGAACCTGGTACAGCAGATCACCGAGAACCCCCAGCTGATCGTGAACTTGTGCGCGTCCTACACCAAGTGCATGATGCTGTCGCTGATACAGAACGCTCAGCTGGCAGCCCAGGCCACCTTCTCGGCGGAGAGCCCCCAGCACCAAGAACCAGTGACCCAGAGGCTGCCCAATGTCCTTCAGCAGATCCAGAACCCTGAGATGTTGGTGGCCATGTCCAACCCGAAAGCCATGCAAGCTTGGCTGCAGATTGAGCAGGGGCTGCAGACGCTGGCAGCAGAGGCCCCTGTCCTTCTGCCGTGGTTTACTCTCCGTTTGTGGGGACTGGGAAATTCTGGGAGCTCCGTAAGTGCAACGGGCCCTAGCCCTGCGCCCAGTGAAATGTCACACCTAGAGCCGGCAGCGTCTGAGCCGGGACACCAACATCTAAACATGCTGCGGATGCTGAAAGTTCTTCCTGGGACGAATCCTCAGCACTTACAAGGGCCAGAAATCAAATTTCAGGAAGAACTGGAGTAG